The following coding sequences lie in one Actinomycetes bacterium genomic window:
- a CDS encoding metalloregulator ArsR/SmtB family transcription factor has protein sequence MTEPAHNPHTRRAVLDLLKRCGPQTVAQLREALGVSGVAVRRHLEALEHDGLVQQTTRSSGRGRPAYVYALTEVGHDLFPRNYHQLVAQLLEAAGTQFGADAVEELFAYRQRVLADLYRGRTAGRPLPELARALAAIQDENGYMTDCTATGDGRYLVQEHNCAIARVAGSYPTACVHELELFRELAGPGIEVDRVAHIQAGDPVCAYVLRPADGGADTGCGAVVAPQPVPVPGPVLVDGPGRPAPPAGR, from the coding sequence GTGACCGAGCCAGCACACAACCCACACACCCGCCGCGCCGTCCTCGACCTCCTCAAGCGGTGCGGGCCCCAGACCGTGGCCCAGCTGCGCGAGGCGCTCGGTGTCTCCGGGGTGGCTGTGCGCCGGCATCTGGAAGCGCTCGAGCACGACGGGCTGGTGCAGCAGACGACCCGCTCCTCGGGCCGCGGGCGCCCCGCCTACGTGTACGCGCTGACCGAGGTCGGCCACGACCTGTTCCCCCGCAACTACCACCAGCTCGTCGCCCAGCTCCTGGAGGCGGCCGGCACCCAGTTCGGCGCTGACGCGGTCGAGGAGCTGTTCGCCTACCGCCAGCGGGTCCTCGCCGACCTGTACCGCGGCCGCACCGCCGGCCGGCCCCTGCCCGAGCTGGCCCGGGCCCTGGCCGCCATCCAGGACGAGAACGGCTACATGACCGACTGCACCGCCACCGGCGACGGCCGTTACCTGGTCCAGGAGCACAACTGCGCCATCGCCCGGGTGGCTGGATCCTACCCGACCGCCTGCGTGCACGAGCTGGAACTGTTCCGCGAGCTCGCCGGGCCCGGTATCGAGGTGGACCGGGTCGCCCACATCCAGGCTGGCGACCCGGTGTGCGCGTACGTGCTGCGGCCCGCCGACGGGGGTGCCGACACCGGGTGCGGGGCCGTGGTCGCGCCCCAGCCGGTCCCGGTACCCGGGCCGGTGCTGGTCGACGGCCCCGGCCGTCCCGCCCCGCCCGCTGGTCGCTGA
- a CDS encoding DUF3866 family protein — protein MGRAGEPAIGYDAVTGPLEVGDRVVLNTTAVALGLGTGGWHLVMARVDRDGDPGPGPGHVMKARYTPSQVRVLAVEEEASPHRAALAACADLGGLPVVCAELHSMVPVVAAAARAVADGLAVAYVMTDGAALPLAFSRLAADLRASGLVAGIVTTGQAFGGDLEAVTLYSGLIAARAVLRADLAVVAQGPGGIGSGTRYGFSGTQAAEAVNATAALGGRPVACLRMSVADGRARHRGVSHHSLTGLGRLALARATVAVPVLDDEALGAAVDRQLAEAGVAARHDLVRVAAPDPAKLLAGWGLRVATMGRGPDDDPVFFAAAAAAGALAGRLAAGLPAAEAAR, from the coding sequence GTGGGGCGGGCCGGGGAGCCCGCCATCGGCTACGACGCGGTCACGGGGCCGCTCGAGGTCGGCGACCGGGTCGTGCTGAACACCACCGCGGTCGCCCTGGGTCTGGGCACCGGCGGCTGGCACCTGGTCATGGCCAGGGTCGACCGGGACGGCGACCCCGGCCCCGGGCCGGGGCACGTGATGAAGGCCCGCTACACCCCGTCGCAGGTCCGGGTCCTGGCCGTGGAGGAGGAGGCGAGCCCGCACCGGGCCGCGCTGGCCGCCTGCGCCGACCTCGGCGGCCTGCCGGTGGTCTGCGCCGAGCTCCACTCGATGGTGCCGGTGGTCGCGGCGGCGGCCAGGGCGGTGGCCGACGGGCTGGCCGTCGCCTACGTCATGACCGACGGCGCCGCGCTGCCGCTCGCCTTCTCGCGCCTGGCCGCCGACCTTCGGGCCAGCGGGCTCGTGGCCGGGATCGTTACCACCGGCCAGGCGTTCGGTGGCGACCTGGAGGCGGTCACTCTGTACTCGGGCCTGATCGCGGCCCGGGCGGTGCTCCGGGCCGACCTGGCCGTGGTCGCCCAGGGCCCGGGCGGCATAGGGTCGGGCACCCGGTACGGGTTCTCGGGCACCCAGGCCGCCGAGGCGGTCAACGCCACCGCCGCGCTCGGCGGCCGGCCCGTCGCCTGCCTGCGCATGTCGGTCGCTGACGGCCGGGCCCGGCACCGAGGGGTCAGCCACCACAGCCTGACCGGGCTCGGGCGGCTCGCGCTGGCCCGGGCCACCGTGGCCGTGCCCGTCCTCGACGACGAGGCGCTGGGCGCCGCGGTCGACCGGCAGCTCGCCGAGGCCGGCGTGGCCGCCCGCCACGACCTGGTCCGGGTCGCCGCCCCCGACCCGGCCAAGCTGCTCGCCGGCTGGGGCCTGCGGGTGGCCACCATGGGCCGGGGCCCCGACGACGACCCGGTGTTCTTCGCCGCCGCGGCGGCCGCCGGTGCCCTGGCCGGCCGCCTGGCCGCCGGCCTCCCCGCTGCCGAGGCGGCCCGGTGA
- the pafA gene encoding Pup--protein ligase: protein MDRRIFGLENEYGVTCTFRGQRRLSPDEVARYLFRRVVSWGRSSNVFLENGARLYLDVGSHPEYATPECDSVEELITHDKAGERILESLLAAAEARLHEEGIAGQIFLFKNNTDSAGNSYGCHENYLVSRYGEFQRLADVLIPFFVSRQILCGAGKVLATPRGAVYCIAQRAEHIWEGVSSATTRSRPIINTRDEPHADAERYRRLHVIVGDSNMSEWSAFLKVGATDLVLSMVEEATVLRDLTLENPIRAIREISHDMTCRRKVRLATGREASALEIQREYFDKAVRFVDRRDDPVAKKVVSMWGHVLDALEAQELDRIGRQVDWVTKYLLIERARARDGMPLSHPKVALMDLTYHDVNRKRGLYYLLERSGAVERVCDDRAIDRATQEPPQTTRARLRGEFIRQAKERRRDYTVDWVHLKLNDQAQRTVLCKDPFRAHDDRVDKLIASM from the coding sequence ATGGATCGGCGGATTTTCGGCCTCGAAAACGAGTACGGGGTCACGTGCACGTTCCGAGGCCAGCGCCGGCTCTCGCCGGACGAGGTCGCCCGCTACCTGTTCCGCCGCGTGGTGTCCTGGGGCCGGTCCTCCAACGTCTTCCTCGAGAACGGCGCCCGCCTCTACCTCGACGTGGGCTCCCACCCCGAGTACGCCACGCCCGAGTGCGACTCGGTGGAGGAGCTGATCACCCACGACAAGGCGGGTGAGCGCATCCTCGAGAGCCTGCTCGCGGCGGCCGAGGCCCGCCTGCACGAGGAGGGCATCGCCGGGCAGATCTTCCTGTTCAAGAACAACACCGACTCGGCCGGCAACTCCTACGGCTGCCACGAGAACTACCTGGTGTCCCGGTACGGCGAGTTCCAGCGCCTGGCCGACGTGCTGATCCCGTTCTTCGTCTCCCGCCAGATCCTGTGCGGGGCCGGCAAGGTGCTCGCGACCCCCCGCGGCGCGGTGTACTGCATCGCCCAGCGGGCCGAGCACATCTGGGAGGGCGTGTCGTCGGCCACCACCCGCTCACGCCCGATCATCAACACCCGCGACGAGCCCCACGCCGACGCCGAGCGCTACCGGCGCCTGCACGTGATCGTGGGCGACTCCAACATGTCGGAGTGGTCGGCGTTCCTCAAGGTGGGCGCCACCGACCTCGTGCTCTCGATGGTCGAGGAGGCCACCGTCCTGCGCGACCTGACCCTCGAGAACCCGATCCGGGCCATCCGGGAGATCTCCCACGACATGACCTGCCGGCGCAAGGTCCGCCTGGCCACCGGCCGGGAGGCGAGTGCCCTCGAGATCCAGCGGGAGTACTTCGACAAGGCGGTCCGGTTCGTCGACCGCCGCGACGACCCGGTGGCCAAGAAGGTCGTGTCGATGTGGGGCCACGTGCTCGACGCGCTCGAGGCCCAGGAGCTCGACCGCATCGGCCGCCAGGTCGACTGGGTGACCAAGTACCTGCTGATCGAGCGGGCCCGGGCCAGGGACGGGATGCCCCTGTCCCACCCCAAGGTCGCGCTGATGGACCTCACCTACCACGACGTCAACCGCAAGCGCGGCCTGTACTACCTGCTCGAACGGAGCGGCGCGGTCGAGCGGGTGTGCGACGACCGGGCCATCGACCGGGCCACCCAGGAGCCGCCCCAGACGACCCGGGCCCGGCTGCGGGGCGAGTTCATCCGCCAGGCCAAGGAGCGCCGCCGCGACTACACCGTCGACTGGGTGCACCTGAAGCTGAACGACCAGGCGCAGCGGACCGTGCTCTGCAAGGACCCGTTCCGCGCCCACGACGACCGGGTCGACAAGCTCATCGCGTCGATGTGA
- a CDS encoding glycoside hydrolase family 15: MRRLPFRRLATRATPLRRQARRATPLRRQTTRTITVRRLATGATAGLMLAGLLGANRLSASPPLFSAGLLGNDATLLGIGPGEARGLAYLPGSTVLRLPGGAGLRYLPPGAKAAVTVAADDPGALAAAAADRAWLAAGTVPGRTPAERDAAARSLLFLRLLLRPGGAAVAAEAPYWAFVWPRDASFVAAAFHATGHGAESQAILGFLGRTQRPDGTWPARSRPDGAPVADGRPSQLDATGWVCWAAFLATGQGADRALVGRVWPMVRAAADAAAGSLDAQGLPPPGPDYWERTEHAPTLGTAAALLAGLRAAARLAGAAGDVAALARYERASGRLARAVRTRFAGLGLVYRHSPYGGGPDAAVAWLAPPFQPPDPAVRAAVAAAAQRLASGGGGGAVPGSPWRGGDPWTPATAALALAETASGDRAVADRRLGWLLDHRTTLGAFPERVRRGDGAPRSVAPIAWTTAIVLLALTARDRPLPVP; encoded by the coding sequence ATGCGCCGGCTCCCCTTCCGCCGCCTGGCCACCCGGGCCACCCCCCTCCGGCGCCAGGCCCGCAGGGCCACCCCCCTCCGGCGCCAGACCACCAGAACCATCACCGTTCGCCGCCTGGCCACCGGGGCCACGGCTGGGCTGATGCTCGCCGGCCTGCTCGGGGCGAACCGGCTGAGCGCATCGCCCCCGCTGTTCTCGGCCGGGCTGCTCGGCAACGACGCGACCCTGCTCGGCATCGGACCCGGCGAGGCCCGCGGGCTCGCGTACCTGCCGGGCAGCACGGTGCTGCGGCTGCCCGGCGGGGCTGGTCTGCGCTACCTGCCGCCGGGGGCGAAGGCAGCGGTCACCGTGGCCGCGGACGACCCGGGCGCCCTGGCCGCGGCAGCGGCCGACCGAGCCTGGCTCGCGGCCGGGACCGTCCCGGGCCGGACCCCGGCCGAGCGCGACGCGGCTGCCCGCTCCCTGCTCTTCCTGCGCCTGCTGCTCCGCCCGGGCGGGGCCGCGGTCGCCGCCGAGGCGCCCTACTGGGCCTTTGTGTGGCCCCGGGACGCGAGCTTCGTGGCCGCCGCGTTCCACGCCACCGGCCACGGCGCCGAGAGCCAGGCGATCCTCGGGTTCCTGGGCCGCACCCAGCGGCCCGACGGCACCTGGCCGGCCCGCTCCCGCCCGGACGGCGCCCCGGTCGCCGACGGGCGCCCGTCCCAGCTCGACGCGACCGGCTGGGTCTGCTGGGCGGCGTTTCTGGCCACCGGGCAGGGGGCCGACCGGGCGCTGGTCGGGCGGGTGTGGCCGATGGTGCGGGCGGCCGCCGACGCGGCCGCCGGCTCGCTCGACGCCCAGGGGCTGCCGCCGCCCGGCCCCGACTACTGGGAGCGGACCGAGCACGCCCCGACCCTCGGCACGGCGGCCGCCCTGCTGGCCGGGTTGCGCGCGGCCGCCCGGCTGGCCGGGGCGGCCGGCGACGTGGCCGCCCTGGCCCGCTACGAGCGGGCGTCCGGCCGCCTCGCCCGGGCGGTGCGCACCCGCTTCGCCGGGCTCGGGCTGGTCTACCGGCACTCGCCCTACGGAGGCGGGCCCGACGCCGCCGTGGCCTGGCTGGCTCCGCCGTTCCAGCCACCCGACCCGGCCGTGCGGGCCGCGGTCGCCGCCGCGGCCCAGCGGTTGGCCTCGGGCGGGGGCGGCGGGGCGGTTCCGGGGTCGCCCTGGCGCGGCGGCGACCCGTGGACACCGGCCACCGCCGCGCTCGCCCTGGCCGAGACGGCCTCGGGGGACCGGGCCGTGGCCGACCGGCGGCTCGGCTGGCTGCTGGATCACCGCACGACCCTGGGCGCGTTCCCGGAGCGGGTCCGCCGCGGGGACGGCGCGCCCCGGTCGGTGGCGCCCATCGCCTGGACGACTGCGATCGTGCTGCTCGCCCTTACCGCCCGGGACCGCCCCCTGCCCGTCCCGTGA